The following are from one region of the bacterium genome:
- a CDS encoding ACP S-malonyltransferase has protein sequence MKKIVFMFDGQGAFKPGVGKDLYHRYASAKKLIDNAGAVLGFDLVKHLWGEEAAKTSGQTSIAQPAISAVSLAYAQVLKDLGVEGEISLGHSLGEATAIVYCGALPFDEGIGMIQKRGLLMEKGGKDGGMMAVINIDTAMLEKECARVSEETKQPVVVANINAPNQVVISGSMESIKLIAQFAAQNHGRGIPLDVGGAWHSPYLNSASHEFTGFLDTLKFGKTTARLYSVVEHKVQTSGAEIRESFKKQMLSQVNWVKAVESLKGLGYTTILEIGPSKILKDLIAKIDPGIRVESVALFTELETFIKNL, from the coding sequence ATGAAAAAGATCGTATTCATGTTTGACGGACAAGGCGCTTTCAAACCGGGCGTGGGTAAGGACTTGTATCACCGATACGCGTCGGCCAAGAAACTGATCGACAATGCCGGCGCCGTGCTCGGGTTCGACCTGGTAAAACATCTCTGGGGCGAAGAAGCGGCCAAAACCAGCGGCCAGACCAGCATTGCCCAGCCCGCGATCAGCGCGGTCTCGCTGGCGTACGCGCAGGTCTTGAAAGACCTGGGCGTGGAAGGTGAAATAAGCCTTGGCCACAGCCTGGGCGAAGCAACCGCGATCGTTTACTGCGGGGCATTGCCGTTCGATGAAGGTATCGGGATGATCCAAAAACGCGGCTTGCTCATGGAAAAAGGCGGTAAGGATGGCGGCATGATGGCGGTCATCAATATTGATACCGCCATGCTCGAAAAAGAGTGCGCACGCGTGAGCGAGGAAACGAAACAGCCGGTGGTCGTTGCCAATATAAATGCGCCCAACCAGGTCGTGATCTCGGGTTCAATGGAAAGCATAAAGTTGATCGCGCAGTTCGCCGCTCAGAATCACGGCCGCGGCATACCGCTCGATGTCGGAGGCGCCTGGCACAGCCCGTACCTGAATTCTGCCTCGCATGAATTCACGGGGTTCCTTGATACGCTGAAATTCGGCAAGACCACGGCCAGACTGTACTCGGTGGTGGAGCATAAGGTCCAGACCAGCGGCGCGGAGATCCGCGAATCGTTTAAAAAGCAGATGCTGTCCCAGGTCAACTGGGTAAAGGCGGTCGAAAGCCTCAAGGGATTAGGGTATACTACCATCCTTGAGATCGGGCCGAGTAAAATATTGAAAGACCTGATCGCCAAGATCGATCCCGGCATCCGGGTCGAATCGGTTGCGCTCTTCACCGAGCTGGAGACTTTTATAAAAAATCTTTAG
- the acpS gene encoding holo-ACP synthase, protein MDIIGIGIDMIEVPRIKEAVEHTEDFIKKIFDDRELRLSERGVLLYEELAGRFAVKEAVLKAIKTGWRRGIQFKEITVLNEKTGAPYVVLSGKAKEVADALGVKEIFVSISHTKELAIGMVILVRGDK, encoded by the coding sequence ATGGACATAATCGGCATCGGCATTGACATGATCGAAGTACCGCGCATAAAAGAGGCGGTAGAGCATACCGAGGATTTCATTAAAAAGATATTCGACGATCGCGAGCTGAGGCTATCGGAACGCGGCGTGCTGCTTTATGAAGAACTAGCCGGTCGGTTCGCGGTTAAAGAGGCCGTTCTGAAGGCGATAAAGACCGGATGGCGGCGCGGTATCCAGTTCAAGGAGATAACGGTCCTGAACGAAAAGACCGGCGCGCCGTATGTTGTTTTGAGCGGCAAAGCCAAAGAGGTCGCGGACGCGCTTGGCGTGAAGGAGATCTTTGTCAGCATCAGCCATACCAAGGAGCTCGCGATCGGGATGGTCATACTGGTAAGGGGTGATAAATGA
- a CDS encoding Mov34/MPN/PAD-1 family protein — MKKRSADNNKIDNGTGAAGMKEAAPHIEAYLNLPAFLTIVTSAVEVFKKETIGYLIGIKGENKFVVEYAIPYQTAESGFAHATVDLKKAEKVNAILRKISEGLEYIGDFHSHTVFGASAAKVVPSRDDLVTSVIGELNIIVAVNANKRSVKWHESDRGILVGTVGDYRIEIGGSYIAALAIGKKYQRVKIRCPAITGLGILKK, encoded by the coding sequence ATGAAGAAAAGATCAGCGGACAATAACAAGATCGATAACGGCACCGGTGCAGCAGGCATGAAAGAGGCAGCTCCGCATATCGAGGCGTACCTTAACCTGCCCGCTTTCCTGACGATCGTTACCTCGGCCGTCGAGGTCTTCAAGAAAGAAACGATCGGATACTTGATCGGCATCAAGGGCGAGAACAAGTTCGTCGTTGAGTACGCGATCCCCTATCAGACGGCGGAAAGCGGCTTTGCCCACGCCACGGTGGATCTAAAGAAAGCGGAAAAGGTTAACGCCATACTGCGAAAGATATCCGAAGGCCTTGAATATATAGGCGATTTTCATTCGCACACTGTTTTCGGCGCGTCGGCAGCCAAGGTGGTGCCTTCGCGCGACGACCTGGTCACTTCGGTCATCGGCGAACTGAATATTATCGTAGCCGTGAATGCCAACAAGCGTTCGGTTAAATGGCATGAAAGCGACCGGGGGATCCTTGTTGGTACGGTCGGCGACTACCGGATCGAGATCGGCGGATCCTATATAGCGGCATTGGCGATCGGGAAGAAATATCAGCGCGTCAAGATCCGATGTCCGGCGATCACCGGGCTTGGCATTTTGAAAAAGTGA
- the gltX gene encoding glutamate--tRNA ligase, with the protein MQIRVRMAPSPTGFFHVGSARTALYNWLFARHNRGKFILRVEDTDASRSSREMIDVILESLSWLGLDWDEGPEKSGDYGPYFQSERKTIYREYADRLVEQDKVYWCYCTQEEIEKERDDHFKRKVNWHHRCRDRYSVEETTRRKTDGLSPALRFEVMIDKKVVFNDMIHGVVEKMGTDLEDFVILKSDGMPTYNFACVIDDSLMKITHVIRGVEHIANTPKQMLLYETLNLPPPFFAHLPVILGTDKKKLSKRLGARSVMDYKNDGYLPEALVNFLALLGWSPGKDEEIMAKARMVELFSLERINPANAVYDEARLDWMNNHYIINQINDERYAALVKPFLIGAGLVDESEYREKDKWVQKVCALMRPRLKVLSDIRNASYFFKDDFAGDENAVKKFRTEKSLEVIRSFKAILAELADFTAGEIENALRKFAGEGNIKAKDVIHPLRMFITGTDSGPGLFETMELIGRERCLRRLDKAAG; encoded by the coding sequence ATGCAAATCCGCGTGCGCATGGCGCCCAGTCCGACCGGGTTTTTCCATGTCGGCAGCGCGCGGACGGCGCTGTACAACTGGCTTTTTGCCCGGCATAACAGAGGCAAATTCATTCTGCGCGTGGAGGACACCGACGCCAGCCGTTCATCCCGGGAAATGATCGACGTTATCCTTGAATCTCTTAGCTGGCTGGGTCTGGACTGGGACGAAGGCCCGGAAAAGAGCGGCGATTACGGTCCGTATTTTCAATCCGAGAGAAAAACAATATACCGAGAATACGCTGACAGGCTCGTAGAGCAGGACAAGGTCTACTGGTGCTACTGCACCCAGGAGGAGATCGAGAAAGAACGCGATGACCATTTTAAGAGAAAGGTCAATTGGCACCACCGCTGTCGCGACCGGTACAGTGTGGAAGAAACAACCAGGCGCAAGACGGATGGTTTATCGCCGGCATTACGCTTCGAGGTGATGATAGACAAAAAAGTAGTTTTCAATGATATGATCCACGGCGTTGTTGAAAAAATGGGCACGGATCTGGAAGATTTTGTCATTCTCAAGTCCGACGGCATGCCGACATACAACTTCGCCTGCGTGATCGATGATTCCCTGATGAAAATAACCCACGTGATCCGCGGTGTTGAGCATATCGCCAATACGCCCAAGCAAATGCTTCTCTATGAAACGCTGAATCTGCCGCCCCCGTTCTTCGCGCACCTGCCGGTGATCCTCGGCACCGATAAGAAGAAACTTTCCAAGAGACTGGGCGCGCGGTCGGTCATGGATTACAAGAACGACGGCTACTTGCCCGAAGCGCTGGTTAATTTCCTCGCCCTGCTTGGCTGGTCGCCGGGCAAGGATGAAGAGATAATGGCGAAGGCAAGAATGGTCGAATTGTTCTCACTGGAGCGCATCAATCCCGCGAACGCGGTCTACGACGAGGCGCGGCTGGATTGGATGAACAACCATTATATTATAAACCAGATCAACGATGAGAGGTATGCGGCATTGGTCAAACCGTTCCTGATCGGCGCCGGGCTGGTGGATGAAAGCGAATACCGGGAAAAGGACAAATGGGTCCAAAAGGTGTGCGCTTTGATGAGACCGCGGCTGAAAGTACTGAGCGATATCCGCAATGCAAGTTATTTCTTCAAGGATGATTTTGCCGGCGATGAAAATGCCGTGAAAAAATTTAGAACGGAAAAATCTCTTGAGGTCATTCGCTCTTTCAAGGCCATACTCGCAGAGCTCGCCGATTTTACGGCTGGTGAGATCGAGAATGCTTTGAGAAAATTCGCCGGGGAAGGGAATATCAAGGCCAAAGATGTCATCCACCCATTGCGCATGTTCATTACCGGCACCGACAGCGGGCCGGGTCTTTTTGAAACCATGGAACTGATCGGCCGGGAGCGTTGCCTGCGGCGCCTTGATAAAGCAGCCGGGTGA
- a CDS encoding thioesterase family protein, which produces MARIKLDLPEIFIFSTVVHVRVSDINYGGHLGNDSILSLIHEARVRFLSKYGFSEFNVEGRGIIMTDAVIVYKSQGFYGDELMIEVTVKDPTRLGCDFYYRLTNTKTGTEVARAKTAVVFFDYQINKTVEMPVKFKELFATA; this is translated from the coding sequence ATGGCAAGAATCAAGCTTGATCTACCCGAAATTTTCATTTTTTCCACGGTTGTCCATGTGCGCGTCTCCGATATCAACTACGGCGGGCATCTTGGCAACGACTCCATCCTTTCCCTGATCCACGAAGCGCGTGTCCGCTTCCTTAGTAAGTACGGGTTCAGCGAATTCAATGTCGAAGGCAGGGGTATTATCATGACCGACGCGGTCATCGTGTACAAATCGCAAGGGTTTTACGGCGATGAATTGATGATCGAAGTCACGGTTAAGGACCCCACGCGTTTAGGATGTGATTTCTATTACCGCCTGACCAACACCAAGACCGGCACGGAGGTCGCGAGGGCGAAAACCGCCGTCGTGTTCTTCGATTACCAGATCAATAAGACCGTTGAAATGCCGGTAAAATTCAAAGAGCTGTTCGCCACTGCATAA
- a CDS encoding GIY-YIG nuclease family protein, whose protein sequence is MLKHCVYVLYSLIDSHFYIGFSSNLEQRLAEHASGKSASTASRRPFRLIFCEYYFSKSDALRRERYFKTTAGKRTLKLMLQRSIKEISNNSKEVLRD, encoded by the coding sequence ATGCTCAAGCACTGTGTTTACGTACTTTACAGTTTAATTGACAGCCATTTTTACATTGGCTTTTCCTCCAACCTCGAGCAGCGCCTTGCTGAGCACGCAAGCGGAAAATCTGCCAGCACCGCCTCCCGTCGTCCTTTCCGTTTGATCTTTTGCGAATATTACTTTTCCAAGAGTGATGCCTTAAGACGGGAGAGGTATTTTAAAACTACTGCCGGGAAGAGGACACTTAAATTGATGCTTCAAAGAAGTATAAAAGAAATTTCGAACAACAGCAAAGAGGTTTTGAGAGATTAA
- a CDS encoding right-handed parallel beta-helix repeat-containing protein: MKSRISIVFFFVFQILFISLISANTYYVATWGSDDSSGTLTKPWKTINKAAATMIAGDSVFIRSGIYKENIYAGVSGTASDPITYANYDNEEVIVEGGEAVTGWIQDAGNRYRASVSFTPSPRFSSSRDPSGNLGGLVLQDGAKMDYAMSTSPAAVDSPGDYYMNDSSSMGPPYTMYVYIRDLGQGYDPNNYEMLLGRFRKGFDLDGGEDYQVVDGLTFRDYNDNAIHSIGSNYCQFKNLILYSNFITGVYLTDYSRYCTIERCLFWDNGHGGIELARSNGVTVKRNKFTAIDLGDGRGGNGAHMWLGPIGLFCDSCLVENNIGFRTGSGYTNNAFIYVNGSYNTVRHNSGIRFGTGGIALYDGGDNIVINNAIDCDIGVACINVFPNAVTDSGQFIQFNDLYAQNPVGRYRWNGIAYNSLAEWQVASGQSNNIDSIPGFADPDSEDLSLVSGSDCIDAGTAVNASAEDYDGRPRPLGPGYDIGAYEYPIFGASELYHPGLANFAAQIFTEPNPSSKGIKIKRSYPNSAGRLRVFDISGRQVREFTFCEHQQEIYWDGKDKTGSNVPAGSYFVVYTDDEHLVSGRSMILVK, from the coding sequence ATGAAATCTAGGATCTCAATAGTTTTTTTCTTTGTATTCCAAATATTGTTCATCAGTCTGATCAGCGCCAACACGTACTACGTCGCCACCTGGGGCAGCGACGATTCCTCGGGCACTCTTACCAAACCCTGGAAAACCATCAATAAAGCCGCCGCGACCATGATCGCCGGTGATTCGGTCTTTATCCGGAGCGGAATATACAAGGAAAATATCTATGCCGGTGTTTCCGGCACAGCTTCTGATCCCATCACCTACGCGAATTACGACAACGAGGAAGTTATTGTCGAAGGCGGCGAAGCGGTGACCGGCTGGATCCAGGATGCCGGCAACCGCTACCGCGCGAGCGTCAGTTTCACTCCTTCACCCCGGTTCAGTTCGTCGCGTGACCCGTCGGGCAATCTCGGCGGGCTTGTTCTGCAGGACGGCGCAAAGATGGATTACGCGATGTCCACGAGCCCCGCCGCGGTTGATTCGCCCGGCGATTACTACATGAACGATTCGTCTAGCATGGGACCTCCGTACACAATGTACGTATACATCCGCGACCTGGGCCAGGGTTATGACCCGAACAATTACGAAATGTTGCTCGGCCGGTTCCGCAAGGGATTTGATCTGGACGGAGGCGAGGATTACCAGGTCGTTGATGGTCTGACCTTTCGCGATTACAACGACAACGCGATCCATTCGATCGGCTCGAACTACTGCCAGTTCAAGAATCTGATACTTTACAGTAATTTCATCACTGGCGTTTATCTGACCGACTACTCGCGTTATTGCACGATCGAACGCTGCTTATTCTGGGATAACGGCCACGGCGGGATCGAACTTGCCCGCTCCAACGGCGTTACCGTGAAAAGAAATAAATTCACCGCCATCGACCTCGGTGACGGCCGGGGCGGGAACGGCGCGCACATGTGGCTTGGCCCGATCGGCCTGTTCTGCGATTCCTGCCTGGTCGAGAACAATATCGGGTTCAGGACCGGCTCGGGTTACACCAACAACGCTTTTATTTACGTGAACGGCAGCTACAACACGGTGCGGCACAACAGCGGGATCCGTTTTGGCACGGGCGGCATCGCGCTGTACGACGGCGGCGATAACATTGTGATCAATAACGCCATTGACTGCGATATCGGAGTCGCCTGCATAAATGTATTTCCAAACGCGGTCACGGACAGCGGTCAGTTTATCCAGTTCAATGATCTTTACGCCCAAAATCCGGTCGGCAGGTATCGCTGGAACGGGATCGCGTATAACAGCCTGGCTGAATGGCAGGTCGCGTCGGGTCAGTCCAACAACATCGACAGCATCCCCGGTTTTGCCGATCCTGATAGCGAAGACCTGAGCCTGGTGTCAGGCAGCGACTGCATAGACGCGGGTACGGCCGTCAATGCTTCAGCGGAAGATTACGACGGCAGACCACGGCCGCTTGGCCCCGGTTATGATATCGGCGCTTATGAATACCCCATTTTTGGCGCTTCTGAGCTATATCATCCTGGATTAGCGAACTTTGCGGCTCAAATATTCACAGAGCCAAACCCATCGTCAAAGGGTATAAAAATAAAACGTTCGTACCCGAACTCAGCCGGCCGTTTGCGCGTTTTTGATATCAGCGGACGGCAGGTGCGTGAATTTACGTTCTGCGAACATCAGCAGGAAATATACTGGGATGGCAAAGATAAGACCGGATCAAATGTCCCGGCGGGCAGTTATTTTGTTGTTTATACGGACGACGAGCATCTCGTTTCCGGACGAAGCATGATCCTGGTAAAATAA
- a CDS encoding T9SS type A sorting domain-containing protein, with protein MTATILFAILLTAQNAAENITADLNGATYVDRNGNRIQPEIIINAPPQQMPGWPKAIGVNPSYAPSGVALVDIDNNGALDIIVGSTSNMVYAWDYHGSALTGWPITLPAMVQAKVAVGDLDNNGDLEIVIACRNGYVYVYNHDGTVFSGWPQNANGVIGFVSPALFDLDRDGDLEIIMVQMQSGQPGHVYIWHHNGTVYTGWPKDLDYLGVATASVADIDNDALFEIVALAYRSVYVWDQNGNTEPGWPKLNVAGGMSYAQPVLADLDNDGDLEILHSYYLSNVDYIGIYHHDAGNYSGWPQTFPGPQTYTTPVTGDIDADGDLEIFGGGHVWGGPNLLARHHTGGQVPGWPVDCEMMECSPIVFDVDDDGVREVIIGDNLTAGNLWAYEGSGSVATDWPVTLTGSATVNSPAVADVDNDGDIEIALVTNDGAVNLWTLDSVPYKGYMNDWGTFFHDSWNTGWFHPKAPVNLSAVGASDHIDLVWAKNDEPDISGYNIYRGLITGGPYTKINALLVADTFYADYSAGPGILYYYCATANIKAFTESRLSNETSAMIGIEEADGVSVLAPTSTAAPNPFSASIRFVSKTGEIISVRILNVSGEVVAVTDDPQWIPDRLMPAGVYFAEIETSYGKEIKKIVKTR; from the coding sequence ATGACAGCAACAATATTGTTCGCAATTTTACTGACTGCACAGAACGCGGCTGAAAATATAACAGCCGACCTCAATGGCGCCACATACGTTGACCGCAATGGGAACCGCATCCAACCGGAAATTATCATCAACGCGCCGCCCCAGCAGATGCCAGGCTGGCCCAAGGCCATAGGCGTCAACCCGAGTTACGCGCCGAGCGGCGTCGCCCTGGTCGATATCGATAATAACGGTGCGCTCGATATCATCGTTGGTTCCACAAGCAATATGGTGTATGCCTGGGATTATCATGGCAGCGCGCTGACGGGATGGCCCATAACCCTGCCGGCGATGGTGCAGGCAAAGGTGGCGGTTGGCGATCTTGACAATAACGGAGACCTGGAGATCGTCATTGCTTGCCGCAACGGTTACGTTTATGTATATAACCACGACGGTACTGTTTTTTCCGGCTGGCCCCAGAACGCGAACGGCGTGATCGGTTTTGTTTCACCCGCGCTTTTTGACCTTGACCGCGACGGCGACCTGGAGATCATCATGGTCCAGATGCAGTCGGGACAGCCCGGGCACGTGTATATCTGGCATCACAACGGTACCGTTTATACCGGTTGGCCCAAGGATCTTGATTATCTCGGCGTCGCGACCGCGAGCGTAGCAGACATTGATAATGATGCGTTGTTTGAGATCGTGGCTCTGGCATACCGGTCAGTTTACGTATGGGACCAGAACGGCAATACCGAGCCCGGATGGCCCAAGCTCAATGTCGCAGGCGGGATGAGCTACGCTCAACCGGTGCTGGCAGACCTGGATAACGACGGCGACCTGGAGATCCTTCATTCTTATTATCTCAGCAACGTCGATTATATCGGTATCTACCACCATGACGCGGGTAATTACTCGGGCTGGCCCCAGACCTTTCCCGGCCCCCAGACATATACCACGCCGGTGACCGGTGATATCGACGCGGATGGAGATCTGGAAATTTTCGGCGGCGGGCACGTTTGGGGCGGTCCCAACCTGCTGGCGCGCCATCACACTGGCGGCCAGGTTCCAGGCTGGCCGGTCGACTGCGAGATGATGGAGTGCTCACCGATCGTCTTTGACGTGGACGATGACGGAGTGCGCGAAGTGATCATCGGTGATAACCTGACCGCGGGCAACTTGTGGGCGTATGAAGGCAGCGGGTCGGTCGCGACCGATTGGCCGGTAACTTTGACGGGTTCGGCTACGGTCAACAGCCCGGCCGTGGCTGATGTGGACAATGACGGCGACATCGAGATCGCGCTGGTCACCAATGACGGTGCGGTCAACCTCTGGACCCTGGACAGCGTGCCATATAAAGGATACATGAACGACTGGGGGACTTTCTTTCACGATTCCTGGAATACCGGCTGGTTCCATCCCAAAGCGCCGGTCAATCTCTCCGCGGTTGGCGCTTCCGATCATATCGATCTCGTGTGGGCTAAGAACGATGAACCGGATATTTCCGGATACAACATTTACCGCGGTCTGATAACGGGTGGTCCCTATACAAAGATCAATGCGCTGCTGGTCGCTGATACGTTCTATGCGGACTATTCCGCGGGACCGGGGATCCTCTATTATTACTGCGCCACCGCTAACATCAAAGCGTTCACCGAATCAAGACTGAGCAATGAAACCTCAGCTATGATCGGGATCGAAGAAGCCGATGGCGTTAGCGTGCTGGCGCCAACCAGCACAGCCGCGCCCAATCCATTTTCCGCATCCATCAGGTTCGTCAGCAAGACCGGGGAGATCATTTCGGTCAGGATCCTCAATGTGAGCGGCGAGGTGGTTGCGGTTACTGATGACCCTCAATGGATACCCGATAGATTGATGCCAGCCGGTGTTTATTTTGCTGAAATAGAAACTTCGTACGGGAAAGAAATAAAAAAGATCGTTAAAACCCGGTAG
- a CDS encoding class I SAM-dependent methyltransferase, translating into MKRKKIQKMIRYYDERAEEYDEVYFGNIPRMYKESYNRVAAKIVRLNRKDVKNLIKIAGKFGQGHLIDIGCGTGFWLQYYAGNCKHITLIDRSKKMLRVCRQRINKLALRKRCKLTGGDFFKFKIAKDSYDSAFIGFLVSHLIPEDEDMFFDKLKGILKPNGKVLIFDSTWSPIRKGIRAKEGYHERILNDGRKFNIYKRYFTRSDITRMCKRHGLKLNSLHMGKVFFAAIVYIDFA; encoded by the coding sequence ATGAAAAGAAAAAAAATACAGAAAATGATCCGGTACTATGACGAGCGAGCAGAAGAGTACGATGAAGTTTATTTTGGTAATATCCCGCGCATGTATAAGGAGTCATACAACCGGGTCGCCGCCAAGATCGTCAGATTAAACAGAAAAGACGTCAAAAACCTAATCAAGATTGCCGGGAAATTCGGACAGGGGCATTTGATAGACATCGGATGTGGGACCGGTTTTTGGCTGCAGTATTATGCCGGAAATTGTAAACATATAACACTAATAGACCGGTCAAAAAAGATGCTTCGCGTTTGCCGCCAACGGATCAATAAATTGGCCTTAAGAAAAAGATGCAAATTGACCGGCGGCGATTTTTTCAAATTCAAAATCGCCAAAGATTCTTACGATAGCGCGTTTATTGGATTTCTTGTGAGCCATCTGATCCCGGAAGATGAGGATATGTTTTTCGATAAATTGAAGGGGATCTTAAAACCCAATGGCAAGGTTTTAATATTTGATTCGACCTGGAGTCCAATACGAAAAGGCATCAGGGCAAAAGAAGGTTATCACGAAAGGATCTTAAATGACGGACGTAAATTCAATATTTACAAACGGTATTTCACAAGATCCGATATAACCAGGATGTGCAAAAGACACGGATTGAAGCTGAATTCACTGCATATGGGTAAAGTATTTTTTGCCGCTATTGTTTACATTGACTTCGCTTAA
- a CDS encoding 2'-5' RNA ligase family protein: MNYSTELFFDKNSEDKIKEYIDMIHKEDIKNTFYDLGALPHISLAVYNDGIDHLELIKKLEIFQLNKLNISFKNIGYFCSKENAIFLSPKIDPELLDLHKKYHKEFKKFIKSEWNYYLPENWVPHCTVALDLTDDDFIKAVKVLKNNFEPLDVTIERIEFIKFRPIERLFLKQI; encoded by the coding sequence ATGAATTATTCTACCGAATTGTTTTTCGATAAAAATTCGGAAGACAAAATCAAAGAATACATCGATATGATCCACAAAGAAGATATTAAAAATACTTTTTATGATCTTGGCGCACTGCCGCACATATCCCTGGCAGTATATAACGATGGCATAGATCACCTGGAATTAATCAAAAAACTGGAAATCTTTCAGTTAAATAAATTGAATATCAGTTTTAAAAACATCGGCTATTTTTGTTCTAAAGAGAACGCCATATTTTTAAGCCCCAAAATAGATCCCGAATTACTGGATCTGCATAAAAAATATCACAAAGAATTCAAGAAATTCATCAAAAGCGAGTGGAACTATTACCTGCCGGAAAATTGGGTGCCGCATTGCACGGTGGCGCTGGATCTGACCGATGATGATTTTATTAAAGCGGTCAAAGTATTAAAGAATAATTTTGAACCATTGGATGTAACGATCGAGAGAATCGAGTTTATTAAATTTAGACCGATTGAGCGGTTGTTTTTAAAACAAATTTGA